gagagagagagagagagagagagagagagagagagagagagaaacaaagaaagatagaaacagagagaaaatgagagagaatgagagaaaatgagagaaaatgagagtcagagggagaaaatgagcgatagaatgagaaagagacagagagagacagagggagagggggaaagggagagggaaagggaggaagagagagagagagagagagagagagagagagagagagagagagagagagagagagtNagagagagagagagagagagagagagagagagagagagagagagagagagaagaaagagagacaaaggcaTCAGGAATGAACCAGGCTGGGGAAGGAAACTTCCTGTCCAGTCAGCAGGAAGCACTATTTGAGCCGTGACCCCACGAGGTAGAGCGAGGATTGGGCTGATGGATAGTTCCTGGTTATCGAACTCCTAGTTCCTTCCTTAGAGGTTCTTGACCTCTTTTTCTTGGGGAAGCTGGGAAGGACATTGGTGACTCTCCTTCCAAAGGAGGGGGAAATTCTTTCTTGAACCTGTTGGTTGTTGCTGTGCCGGTCACTGGGTGCCCACAAGTGGGCAGGCCATAGGGATCCCCTAAAACCCAGCTGTTGACTGCCATCAGTCCTGATGGCCTCGGCTCCCCCCTCCTTGGGTTTGGTGACTACGGAAAAGGGAATTCACCTGTCTGGcctccagtttcctcctctggagaatggAGGTGGCAGTGGTGAAGGGGGATTGGCTGATGTGAAACTTCCAGGAAAGGGAGGACAAGTGGGATGTCAGGAGAGTCCAGGATTTGGGCCTGGGAGGACCTTGGATCtatttcctgactgtgtgaccttggacagtaCAGTAGCTTCTCTGGTTCTGTTTCCTGATCTAAGTGGAGAGGTTGGTTGAGGCCCTTCCTGCTCCCCTGGTACCCAGAGCCCAAGTGCCTCAGGCTACCTGCTCTGCTGCCTGATTCTCTTTCCCTTATTCCTCAGGCTGCCCTGGCCAATACTGGGGCTCCGATTGCCGCGAGAACTGTCCCTGCCATCCCAATGGGCAGTGTGATGCCGTCACGGGCCAGTGCACCTGCAACAAAGACCACTGGGGTGGGCAGTGCCAGTTCCTGTGCCCATGTGGCCTCCACGGGCACTGTAACCCACTGACAGGGGCCTGCCGCTGTGAGCCAGGCTGGTGGACAGACTCGTGCCGCAAAGCCTGCCAGTGCAGCTCCTACTCTTTGGGCTGTGACCAGATGACGGGGGCCTGCCAATGCGAGCCAGGCTGGTGGGGCAGACGCTGCAGCTTTCGATGCTCGTGCCATCACTCTGCCTGCAACCAGAACACGGGCCGGTGCATTTGCCGGGATGGCTGGTGGGGGCCTGAGTGCCAGAAACGCTGTACCTGCCAGCATGGCCACTGCAATCCCACCAACGGGCACTGTGCTTGCCACCCAGGCTACCAGGGTCCCCTGTGTGAGCAAGCCTGCCCCCCCGGCCGCTATGGGGTCCAGTGCCTGGACAGGTGAGGAGCCCAGGGCAGAGAGGCCCAAGCTGGGCTCCTCCAGGGTGCAGGAGGGCaataaaggaaaagggaggaggtCTGGGGGATGCAGTGGAGGGAAGTAGCTAGACTTACTCTGcaccccttaatgctagtgctttccctctgagatcacctcaaatttactttttttttttttaacccttaccttcggtcttagaattaatcctatgtgttggttctaaagcagaagagcaataaggactaggcaatggaggtcaagtgacttgctcagggtcacccagctaggaagtgtctgaggccagatttgaacccaggacctcctgtctctaggcctggctctcaatctcctaaacccagctgccccccaatttatctttaataattattatagggGCAAAAA
The Gracilinanus agilis isolate LMUSP501 unplaced genomic scaffold, AgileGrace unplaced_scaffold17379, whole genome shotgun sequence genome window above contains:
- the LOC123254201 gene encoding scavenger receptor class F member 1-like, with protein sequence SGCPGQYWGSDCRENCPCHPNGQCDAVTGQCTCNKDHWGGQCQFLCPCGLHGHCNPLTGACRCEPGWWTDSCRKACQCSSYSLGCDQMTGACQCEPGWWGRRCSFRCSCHHSACNQNTGRCICRDGWWGPECQKRCTCQHGHCNPTNGHCACHPGYQGPLCEQACPPGRYGVQCLDSCGHCRQKEPCSPDTGACLACEPGWNGTRCNQLCPPGTYGDNCGQLCPQCRRGEACQPTSGHCQHCDPGRTGPR